A genomic window from Pyxidicoccus trucidator includes:
- a CDS encoding M16 family metallopeptidase, producing the protein MFRQSLLWASCLALLAAPVAGAQAQGRGASKPAAAATSKLGAGIEARTLKNGMKVIVWPDQAIPNAVLYNWFRVGSRNEYPGITGLSHFFEHMMFNGAKKYGPGEFDRVMEANGGANNAFTSEDVTVYMEWFPRSALELIFDLEADRLQHLAFDPKVIESERGVVYSERRSGVDNYNAGALMEQVQATAFVAHPYQFPVIGWPSDIESWKLEDLQRYFKTYYAPNNGTLIVTGAVTPAEVFALAEKYLEPIPSQPAPDPVRTLEPEQQGERRVVVKKLAQSPLIQLAYHGIAGKDPDAEALDLLLRILADGDSSRLHRRLVEEERAAINVETLFSAGFDPSLVWVMADLPPGADLAKVEAMLTEELARVVKDGVSEAELRKARNIALAGYWRSLETNNGRGRALGAAEVFRGDYRQLFDAPARYEKVTREAVRKVAARIFNPQRLTVGWLVPTDAKDATPDTRKEATR; encoded by the coding sequence ATGTTCCGTCAGTCGTTACTCTGGGCGTCCTGCCTCGCCCTGCTCGCGGCTCCCGTCGCGGGCGCGCAGGCGCAGGGCAGGGGGGCCAGCAAGCCCGCCGCGGCCGCCACCTCGAAGCTCGGGGCAGGCATCGAGGCCCGTACCCTCAAGAACGGGATGAAGGTCATCGTCTGGCCCGACCAGGCCATCCCCAACGCCGTCCTCTACAACTGGTTCCGCGTCGGCAGCCGCAACGAGTACCCCGGCATCACCGGCCTGTCCCACTTCTTCGAGCACATGATGTTCAACGGCGCCAAGAAGTACGGCCCCGGTGAGTTCGACCGCGTCATGGAGGCCAACGGCGGCGCCAACAACGCCTTCACCTCCGAGGACGTCACCGTCTACATGGAGTGGTTCCCCCGCTCCGCCCTCGAGCTCATCTTCGACCTCGAGGCCGACCGCCTCCAGCACCTCGCCTTCGACCCCAAGGTCATCGAGTCCGAGCGCGGCGTCGTCTACTCCGAGCGCCGCTCCGGCGTGGACAACTACAACGCGGGCGCCCTCATGGAGCAGGTCCAGGCCACCGCCTTCGTCGCCCACCCCTACCAGTTCCCCGTCATCGGCTGGCCGTCCGATATCGAGTCCTGGAAGCTCGAGGACCTCCAGCGCTACTTCAAGACGTACTACGCCCCCAACAACGGCACCCTCATCGTCACCGGCGCCGTCACCCCCGCCGAGGTCTTCGCGCTCGCCGAGAAGTACCTCGAGCCCATCCCCTCCCAGCCCGCTCCCGACCCCGTCCGCACCCTGGAGCCGGAGCAGCAGGGCGAGCGCCGCGTCGTCGTGAAGAAGCTCGCCCAGTCCCCGCTCATCCAGCTCGCCTACCACGGCATCGCCGGGAAGGACCCGGACGCCGAGGCGCTCGATCTACTCCTGCGCATCCTCGCCGACGGTGACTCCTCGCGCCTCCACCGCCGCCTCGTCGAGGAGGAGCGCGCCGCCATCAACGTCGAGACCCTTTTCAGCGCCGGCTTCGACCCGTCTCTCGTCTGGGTGATGGCGGACCTTCCGCCCGGCGCCGACCTCGCGAAGGTGGAGGCGATGCTCACCGAGGAGCTCGCCCGCGTCGTGAAGGACGGCGTCAGCGAGGCCGAGCTGCGCAAGGCCCGCAACATCGCCCTCGCCGGCTACTGGCGGAGCCTGGAGACCAACAACGGCCGGGGCCGTGCGCTCGGTGCCGCCGAGGTCTTCCGCGGTGACTACCGCCAGCTCTTCGACGCTCCCGCCCGCTACGAGAAGGTGACGCGCGAGGCCGTGCGCAAGGTCGCCGCCCGCATCTTCAACCCCCAGCGCCTCACCGTCGGGTGGCTCGTGCCCACCGACGCGAAGGACGCCACCCCCGACACCCGCAAGGAGGCCACGCGATGA
- a CDS encoding DUF1615 family protein, with product MEGPGPGQSGTRRRHAWLALLFVACALSACRRGAGPLEPSVPPPPRLSAEQVARLLPPNVKEREDWARDILAALESQERIPSPPTVCSVLAVIEQESGYKEDPAVPDLPRLVRTRLEEHANKLGPLGRKALASVLEGKAPGHKRTFDERLRTVRTERDLDRLFRDILAYYEDKYPTTYAAADLASSLFSSGKLEDLNPITTAGSMQVSVRYALQLEGEDADPAQVREAMYTRAGGVRYGTARLLGYEAAYPEPLFRFADYNAGVYASRNAALQAQVTRLTGIPLAPDGDLQLYDKQGEPLDEDSKSLQALLAFRQRYTPELSERQVRRDVRKEKEEDFETTDTFRAVKRVYANETGESPAYAQLPQVTLRSPKLKNERTTAWFARSVDARFQKCQARYRALAK from the coding sequence ATGGAAGGACCAGGCCCTGGGCAGTCGGGGACGCGGCGGCGTCATGCGTGGCTCGCCCTGCTCTTCGTGGCCTGTGCCCTGTCCGCATGTCGGCGCGGAGCGGGGCCGCTGGAACCCTCGGTGCCGCCTCCGCCCCGGCTCAGCGCGGAGCAGGTGGCGCGGCTCCTCCCGCCGAATGTGAAGGAACGCGAGGACTGGGCGCGGGACATCCTCGCCGCGCTGGAGTCGCAGGAGCGCATTCCCTCGCCGCCAACGGTGTGCTCGGTGCTGGCCGTCATCGAGCAGGAGTCCGGCTACAAGGAGGACCCGGCGGTGCCGGACCTGCCGCGCCTGGTGCGGACCCGCCTGGAGGAGCACGCGAACAAGCTGGGCCCGCTGGGCCGCAAGGCGCTGGCCTCGGTGCTGGAGGGAAAGGCGCCGGGCCACAAGCGGACCTTCGACGAGCGGCTGCGCACGGTGCGCACCGAGCGTGACTTGGACCGGCTCTTCCGCGACATCCTCGCGTACTACGAGGACAAGTACCCGACGACGTACGCGGCGGCGGACCTGGCCAGCTCGCTCTTCTCCTCGGGGAAGCTGGAGGACCTCAACCCCATCACCACCGCCGGCTCCATGCAGGTGAGCGTGCGGTACGCGCTGCAACTGGAAGGCGAGGACGCGGACCCGGCCCAGGTGCGCGAGGCGATGTACACGCGCGCGGGCGGCGTGCGCTACGGCACCGCGCGGCTGCTGGGGTATGAGGCCGCCTACCCGGAGCCCCTCTTCCGCTTCGCGGACTACAACGCGGGCGTCTACGCCTCACGCAACGCGGCGCTGCAGGCGCAGGTCACCCGCCTCACGGGAATCCCCCTGGCGCCGGATGGCGACCTCCAGCTCTACGACAAGCAGGGCGAGCCGCTGGACGAGGACAGCAAGTCGCTCCAGGCGCTGCTCGCCTTCCGCCAGCGCTACACGCCGGAGCTCAGCGAGCGGCAGGTGCGCCGCGACGTGCGCAAGGAGAAGGAGGAGGACTTCGAGACCACCGACACGTTCCGCGCGGTGAAGCGCGTCTATGCGAACGAGACGGGCGAGTCCCCCGCCTACGCCCAGCTTCCCCAGGTGACGCTCCGGAGCCCCAAGCTGAAGAACGAGCGCACCACTGCGTGGTTCGCGCGCTCGGTGGATGCGCGGTTCCAGAAGTGCCAGGCCCGCTACCGCGCGCTGGCGAAGTAG
- a CDS encoding DEAD/DEAH box helicase family protein produces MSSPFLSIPESQWVAANAHAFAIRDGFPVSPGHTLVIPRRLVATWFEATPEEQRAIFELVEVVRHGLEAELRPQGYNIGINVGAAAGQTVFHLHVHVIPRFQGDMADPRGGVRHVIPGRGNYLTGQAKPLATGGVEDPFLAHLEPLFSKAMEVAVLAAFVQDSGLAVLRESVDAALARGARVRILTGDYLAITQADALRRLLDWMDEDTALQREGRGRFEARVVEVEKQGVPSFHPKSWRFLGPGLAVAYVGSSNISRAALKTGIEWNLRVERDRDPRAWSEVVEAFEGWWARASLLDAEWVERYARRARDAGRALPPGDMEVEATLPRREPHALQRQALEALARGRREGRRRALVVLATGLGKTLLATLDVEAFGKELERTPRVLFLAHREELLVQAAETFRRQLPGLRFGWCVGGRSELMGDVVFASVQKLSQPECLQRLRETATFDYVIVDEVHHAAAASYRAILACLEPLFLLGLTATPERADDGDVLGIFDDHLAWRSDLGEGIQQGLLAPFAYFGLRDDVEYDNIPWKNRRFDAEQLSQAVQTEARMQTLWRAWREHTASRTLVFCCSVSHAQYVQQWLTHQGVRAVAVYAGTGSADRAQSLRQLAEGTLDAVCAVDLFNEGVDVPSIDRVVMLRPTESPVVFLQQLGRGLRKFEGKAQVTVIDFVGNHRMFLDRVRTLLALGKSPVSLRDFLVGGKDPELPPGCAVQVEVEAKDLLKDFLPAGGTEVERVYRELRDARGERPTVGELHRRGYTPATLRRAHGSWFNFVKSEGDLKEGEARALEQGQDWFEELELTPLSKCFKMVLLEALLEADALEKGMALPELARRSLAILQRSPELLQDLEEVEALDDPRNPSAAKFLAYWKANPLKAWTQGGRWFRVDDDRLISRLPIAAETKQSFEAMTYELVDYRLAQYRRRRQPQAEGAAFEAKVFSNKKDPILKLPDRDQRPDLPSGATDVRLPDGSVWRFDFVKIAINKARPPGTQRNQLHDLLRQWFGPTAGIPGTAFRVRFTPGPDGWWVEPVQAEVIPFARPGTLVAFPSLRAAAGLVDPTVSLESAPEAEQVRLPVQARGEGLFAVRASGDSMEGGERPIRDGDWLVMRYARAAGAGSVEGKVALVQVPDPAGFACQVKRLVRVDGRWLLRSDNPARPSFEAGREVVPIALLVEVIAPERLGPERSARLTDEQLMEHFGLRSAPKTGRYEGHLFLCITEKGTLVEPDRLSTRIADRRPAETAFVLTREAPQAPWRYWGVAHWSEDEDQWTLAVPVDYGTWRSLGQGRSSSRRLTDETTAQAARWVDDFLAKNPPGRLIERNGKQCRIVGRASAGGLRIDGGEDGFEERTVSLTDIAWALAAQQEARESGGTLDEARVNRLRYLEGTPKESTRWIDTGWALFLLSVVPH; encoded by the coding sequence GTGTCCTCTCCCTTCCTGTCGATTCCCGAATCCCAGTGGGTCGCGGCCAACGCGCATGCCTTCGCCATCCGCGACGGCTTCCCGGTGAGTCCCGGCCACACGCTGGTGATTCCCCGGCGACTGGTGGCCACCTGGTTCGAGGCCACGCCCGAGGAGCAACGCGCCATCTTCGAGTTGGTGGAGGTGGTGCGGCACGGGCTGGAGGCCGAGCTCCGGCCCCAGGGGTACAACATCGGTATCAACGTGGGCGCGGCGGCCGGGCAGACGGTGTTCCACCTGCACGTGCACGTCATTCCCCGCTTCCAGGGAGACATGGCGGACCCTCGCGGGGGAGTCCGGCATGTGATTCCGGGCAGGGGCAACTACCTCACCGGGCAGGCGAAGCCGCTGGCCACGGGAGGCGTGGAGGACCCCTTCCTGGCGCACCTGGAACCGCTGTTCTCGAAGGCGATGGAGGTCGCGGTGCTCGCGGCCTTCGTCCAGGACAGCGGGCTGGCGGTGCTGCGCGAGTCCGTGGACGCGGCGCTGGCCCGGGGAGCGAGGGTCCGAATCCTCACGGGGGACTATCTCGCCATCACCCAGGCCGACGCACTGCGCCGGCTGCTCGACTGGATGGACGAGGACACCGCGCTCCAGCGCGAGGGGCGAGGCCGGTTCGAGGCGCGCGTGGTGGAGGTGGAGAAGCAGGGCGTGCCCTCGTTCCATCCAAAGTCCTGGCGCTTCCTGGGGCCCGGACTGGCGGTGGCCTACGTGGGGTCGAGCAACATCTCCCGTGCGGCGCTGAAGACAGGCATCGAGTGGAACCTGCGTGTCGAGCGCGACCGCGACCCACGGGCCTGGAGCGAGGTGGTGGAGGCTTTCGAGGGCTGGTGGGCGCGAGCGTCCCTGCTGGATGCGGAGTGGGTGGAGCGCTACGCCCGCCGTGCACGGGACGCGGGCCGTGCGCTCCCGCCCGGTGACATGGAAGTGGAGGCGACGCTTCCCCGGCGCGAACCCCATGCGTTGCAGCGGCAGGCACTGGAAGCGCTGGCACGAGGCCGGAGGGAGGGGCGCCGCCGGGCGCTCGTCGTCCTTGCGACCGGGCTGGGCAAGACGTTGCTCGCTACGCTCGACGTGGAGGCGTTTGGAAAGGAGTTGGAGCGGACGCCCCGGGTGCTCTTCCTGGCTCATCGCGAGGAGCTGCTCGTCCAGGCAGCGGAGACCTTCCGGCGGCAGCTGCCGGGCCTGCGCTTCGGCTGGTGCGTCGGTGGGCGTTCCGAGCTCATGGGTGACGTGGTGTTCGCTTCGGTCCAGAAGCTCTCCCAGCCGGAGTGCCTGCAGCGGCTCCGCGAGACGGCGACCTTCGACTACGTCATCGTGGACGAGGTGCATCACGCCGCGGCGGCGAGCTACCGGGCCATCCTCGCGTGCCTGGAGCCGTTGTTCCTGCTGGGTCTCACGGCAACACCCGAGCGTGCGGACGACGGCGATGTGCTCGGCATCTTTGATGACCATCTCGCCTGGCGCTCGGACCTGGGCGAGGGAATCCAGCAAGGTCTGCTCGCGCCGTTCGCCTACTTCGGCCTGAGGGATGATGTGGAGTACGACAACATCCCGTGGAAGAACCGGCGCTTCGACGCTGAACAGCTCTCTCAGGCGGTCCAGACGGAAGCGCGCATGCAGACGCTGTGGCGCGCGTGGCGGGAACACACCGCGAGCCGCACGCTGGTGTTCTGTTGTTCGGTGAGCCATGCCCAGTACGTGCAGCAGTGGCTGACCCATCAGGGCGTGCGCGCGGTTGCGGTCTACGCGGGAACAGGCTCGGCTGACAGGGCGCAGTCACTCCGGCAGCTCGCCGAGGGCACGCTGGACGCGGTATGCGCCGTGGACCTGTTCAACGAGGGAGTCGACGTCCCAAGCATCGACCGGGTGGTGATGCTGCGTCCCACGGAGTCTCCGGTGGTGTTCCTCCAGCAGCTCGGCCGCGGGCTGCGGAAGTTCGAGGGCAAGGCGCAGGTCACCGTCATCGACTTCGTGGGCAATCACCGGATGTTCCTCGATCGCGTACGCACGCTCCTGGCGCTGGGGAAGAGCCCGGTGTCGCTGCGCGACTTCCTCGTGGGCGGCAAGGACCCCGAGCTGCCCCCCGGCTGTGCCGTCCAGGTGGAGGTGGAAGCCAAGGACCTGCTCAAGGACTTTCTTCCTGCCGGAGGCACGGAGGTCGAGCGCGTCTACCGTGAGCTGCGAGACGCGCGCGGAGAGCGGCCCACCGTGGGCGAGCTGCACCGCCGGGGTTACACGCCCGCGACCCTGCGCCGGGCTCACGGAAGCTGGTTCAACTTCGTGAAGAGCGAGGGGGACCTCAAGGAAGGTGAAGCCCGCGCGCTGGAGCAAGGGCAGGACTGGTTCGAGGAACTCGAGCTCACTCCTCTGAGCAAGTGCTTCAAGATGGTGCTGCTGGAAGCCCTGCTCGAAGCCGACGCCCTGGAGAAGGGAATGGCATTGCCCGAGCTGGCCCGACGAAGCCTCGCCATCCTCCAGCGTTCACCTGAGCTGCTCCAGGACCTGGAGGAGGTGGAAGCACTGGACGACCCTCGGAACCCGAGCGCCGCGAAGTTCCTCGCCTACTGGAAGGCCAATCCCCTCAAGGCCTGGACCCAGGGCGGCAGGTGGTTCCGGGTGGACGATGACCGGCTCATCTCGCGCCTCCCGATTGCGGCGGAGACGAAGCAGTCCTTCGAGGCGATGACCTACGAGCTGGTGGACTACCGGCTCGCGCAGTACCGGCGGCGACGACAGCCCCAGGCGGAAGGAGCGGCGTTCGAGGCCAAGGTCTTCTCGAACAAGAAAGACCCCATCCTCAAGCTACCGGACCGGGACCAGCGCCCGGACCTGCCCTCGGGTGCCACGGATGTCCGACTGCCTGATGGGAGTGTCTGGCGCTTCGACTTCGTGAAGATCGCCATCAACAAGGCTCGGCCGCCGGGCACGCAGCGCAACCAGCTACACGACCTTTTGAGGCAGTGGTTTGGTCCCACCGCGGGCATACCGGGAACAGCCTTTCGCGTTCGCTTCACGCCTGGGCCTGATGGCTGGTGGGTGGAGCCCGTGCAGGCGGAGGTGATTCCCTTCGCGCGTCCCGGAACGCTGGTGGCATTTCCCAGCCTGCGGGCGGCGGCGGGATTGGTGGACCCCACGGTATCGCTGGAGAGCGCTCCGGAAGCGGAGCAGGTCCGCCTGCCAGTCCAAGCGCGAGGCGAGGGACTGTTCGCGGTACGCGCCTCGGGCGACTCCATGGAGGGAGGCGAGCGGCCCATCCGGGATGGCGATTGGCTGGTCATGCGCTACGCGCGAGCCGCGGGTGCTGGCTCCGTGGAAGGCAAGGTGGCCCTCGTCCAGGTGCCAGACCCCGCCGGATTCGCCTGTCAGGTGAAACGGCTCGTACGGGTCGACGGCCGTTGGCTCCTGCGCTCCGACAATCCGGCGCGCCCCTCGTTCGAGGCAGGCAGGGAGGTGGTGCCCATTGCACTGCTCGTCGAGGTCATCGCGCCCGAGCGCCTCGGCCCCGAGCGGAGTGCACGGCTCACGGATGAGCAACTCATGGAACACTTTGGCCTGAGGTCAGCTCCGAAGACGGGTCGCTACGAAGGCCATCTGTTCCTGTGCATCACCGAGAAGGGAACGCTCGTGGAGCCTGATCGCCTGAGCACGCGAATCGCGGACCGCAGGCCCGCGGAGACCGCCTTCGTGCTCACGAGAGAGGCACCACAGGCCCCTTGGCGATACTGGGGCGTAGCGCACTGGAGCGAGGACGAGGACCAATGGACGCTCGCGGTACCGGTGGACTACGGCACCTGGCGCTCCCTGGGTCAGGGACGTAGCAGCTCAAGGCGATTGACTGACGAGACAACGGCACAGGCTGCCAGATGGGTCGACGATTTCCTGGCGAAGAATCCCCCAGGTCGACTCATCGAGCGTAACGGGAAGCAGTGCCGCATCGTGGGCAGAGCCTCGGCAGGAGGTCTGCGTATCGACGGCGGGGAGGATGGATTCGAGGAACGGACGGTCAGCCTCACGGACATCGCCTGGGCGCTGGCCGCCCAACAGGAGGCCCGTGAATCCGGTGGCACGCTCGATGAGGCGCGCGTGAACCGACTGCGCTACCTCGAAGGCACGCCCAAGGAGTCCACTCGCTGGATTGACACTGGCTGGGCCCTGTTCCTCCTCAGCGTCGTGCCGCACTGA
- a CDS encoding M16 family metallopeptidase produces the protein MIAPPSWKVLVSTLLLSAFPSAAQGPAASQGTPSPKPATPPPAASQGAPTAKPSAAPAATTPPATAPAPAAARPSSSQGVTLPKPTTVTLKNGAKLLLVERRDLPLVSFSAWLRGGALGAPAGKEGLAALTGELLQKGAGARDARQFAEAVDGVGGSLEVIPTLEALVISGQFMSRDTGLMVELLADMLTRPRFAQDELEKTRERMVSEIAAAKDGDLRALIGAYFQAFHFASHPYGAPVGGSEASLPGLSREDVLAYAKNHLGADRLILSVVGDFDAKALAAKLESSLGGWARAATPAPEVAPTAVSKGRRVLLVDKPDATQTYFWMGNTGISRDDPDRVTVKLAETVFGGRFTSLLNTELRVKSGLTYGANAFFMRNARPGPVVISSYTKTETTGRAIDMALDVLSRYRQSGMDDPTLASARAYVLGQFPPTLETGTQVAGKLSELAFYGLDSSDVDDFARAVSATTRDSVRTVIQRTLPAKEDLTIVLIGKASAIRDVARKYGTVTEMKISDKRFAPPSAPAKR, from the coding sequence ATGATTGCGCCCCCCTCTTGGAAGGTCCTCGTCAGCACGCTGCTGCTCTCCGCTTTCCCGTCCGCGGCGCAGGGCCCGGCCGCCTCGCAGGGCACTCCCTCCCCGAAGCCGGCCACGCCGCCTCCCGCTGCTTCGCAGGGCGCCCCCACCGCGAAGCCCTCGGCGGCACCCGCTGCCACGACGCCTCCCGCCACCGCGCCTGCTCCGGCCGCCGCGCGGCCCTCCTCCTCGCAGGGGGTGACGCTCCCCAAGCCCACCACCGTCACGCTGAAGAACGGCGCGAAGCTCCTCCTGGTGGAGCGGCGCGATCTACCGCTCGTCTCTTTCAGCGCGTGGCTCCGGGGCGGTGCGCTCGGTGCTCCCGCCGGCAAGGAGGGCCTGGCCGCCCTCACCGGCGAGCTGCTGCAGAAGGGCGCCGGTGCTCGCGATGCCCGCCAGTTCGCCGAGGCCGTGGATGGGGTGGGGGGCTCGCTGGAGGTCATTCCCACGCTCGAGGCCCTCGTCATCAGTGGCCAGTTCATGTCGCGCGACACCGGGCTGATGGTGGAGCTGCTCGCCGACATGCTCACCCGCCCGCGCTTCGCCCAGGACGAGCTGGAGAAGACGCGCGAGCGCATGGTGTCCGAAATCGCCGCCGCCAAGGATGGTGACCTGCGCGCCCTCATCGGCGCCTACTTCCAGGCGTTCCACTTCGCCAGCCACCCCTACGGCGCTCCCGTCGGCGGCAGCGAGGCGTCCCTCCCGGGCCTCTCCCGCGAGGACGTGCTCGCCTACGCGAAGAACCACCTCGGCGCGGACCGGCTCATCCTCTCCGTCGTGGGCGACTTCGACGCGAAGGCCCTCGCCGCGAAGCTGGAGTCCTCGCTCGGCGGCTGGGCCCGTGCCGCCACGCCCGCCCCCGAGGTGGCTCCCACCGCCGTCTCCAAGGGCCGCCGCGTGCTGCTCGTGGACAAGCCGGACGCCACCCAGACGTACTTCTGGATGGGCAACACCGGCATCTCCCGCGATGACCCGGACCGCGTCACCGTGAAGCTGGCGGAGACGGTGTTCGGCGGGCGCTTCACCTCGCTGCTCAACACCGAGCTGCGCGTGAAGTCCGGCCTCACCTACGGCGCCAATGCCTTCTTCATGCGCAACGCCCGCCCCGGGCCCGTGGTCATCTCCTCGTACACGAAGACGGAGACCACCGGCCGCGCCATCGACATGGCGCTGGACGTGCTCTCGCGCTACCGCCAGTCGGGCATGGACGACCCCACGCTCGCCTCCGCCCGCGCGTACGTGCTCGGCCAGTTCCCGCCCACGCTGGAGACGGGGACGCAGGTGGCGGGCAAGCTGTCCGAGCTCGCCTTCTACGGCCTCGACTCGAGCGACGTGGATGACTTTGCCCGCGCCGTCTCCGCCACCACCCGCGACAGCGTGCGCACCGTCATCCAGCGCACCCTGCCCGCGAAGGAGGACCTCACCATCGTCCTCATCGGCAAGGCGTCCGCCATCCGCGACGTGGCCCGCAAGTACGGCACCGTCACGGAGATGAAGATCTCCGACAAGCGCTTCGCCCCGCCCTCCGCTCCAGCGAAGCGCTGA
- a CDS encoding acyl-CoA dehydrogenase, whose protein sequence is MTAPRPNPLLSDRDVDFQLYEVLDAAALCALPAFSEHSRDTFALLLDSTRRFAREVLYPTYRPMDADPPVFKDGRVHVHPLMRQLYPQMVELGLLTATRPPDVGGQQLPLTVHAVSSAYLMAANLSAFAYVGLTLGAAHLLEVFGTPEVKEAFMAPLYRGEWTGTMALTEPQAGSSLADVRTRATPAPDGTWRIQGSKIFISGADQDFTENVVHLTLARTEGAETGVKGISLFAVPSRRPEGGKLVDNDVRVAGVIHKIGWKGIPSLALNYGEEGDCHGWMVGPPGRGLACMFQMMNEARIMVGMNGVATALVAYHEAVAYARERPQGRPAGIRDATRPQSPIIEHADVRRMLLRQKAIVEGGLALLLAASYQADVAMHGADEDSRRRAQLLVDLLTPVAKTFPAERGFEANALAVQVHGGYGYSSEYPPEAWLRDQKLNSIHEGTTGIQGLDLLGRKVVAGGGAALQAFTEEVGATVKRAHAAGVEAAWCDALERALGEVTELVGELGARGMSGEVELMLRHSADFLDLFSVLAVAWRWLAQAAAAKEGLARGGADSDFYEGKLAAAQYWFAVELPRVPLLTALCRTGEDSYARMRPEWF, encoded by the coding sequence ATGACCGCGCCTCGCCCCAACCCGCTGCTGTCGGACCGCGACGTGGACTTCCAGCTCTATGAGGTGCTGGACGCTGCGGCCCTTTGCGCCCTGCCCGCCTTCTCGGAGCACTCGCGCGACACCTTCGCCCTGCTGCTGGACAGCACCCGCCGCTTCGCCCGGGAGGTGCTCTACCCCACCTACCGGCCCATGGACGCGGACCCGCCGGTGTTCAAGGACGGCCGCGTCCACGTCCACCCGTTGATGCGTCAGCTGTACCCGCAAATGGTGGAGCTGGGCCTGCTCACCGCCACGCGCCCGCCGGACGTCGGCGGACAGCAGCTCCCGCTCACCGTGCACGCGGTGTCGAGCGCGTACCTCATGGCGGCCAACCTGAGCGCCTTCGCGTACGTGGGACTGACGCTGGGCGCGGCGCACCTCCTGGAGGTGTTCGGCACGCCCGAGGTGAAGGAAGCCTTCATGGCGCCCCTGTACCGGGGCGAGTGGACGGGCACCATGGCCCTCACCGAGCCGCAGGCGGGCAGCAGCCTCGCGGACGTGAGGACGCGTGCCACGCCCGCGCCGGACGGCACGTGGCGCATCCAGGGCTCGAAAATCTTCATCAGCGGCGCGGACCAGGACTTCACGGAGAACGTCGTCCACCTGACCCTGGCGCGCACCGAGGGCGCCGAGACGGGGGTAAAGGGCATCTCCCTCTTCGCCGTGCCGTCGCGCCGGCCCGAGGGCGGGAAGCTGGTGGACAACGACGTCCGCGTGGCGGGCGTCATCCACAAGATTGGCTGGAAGGGCATCCCCAGCCTCGCGCTCAACTACGGCGAGGAAGGCGACTGCCACGGATGGATGGTGGGCCCGCCCGGACGCGGGCTGGCGTGCATGTTCCAGATGATGAACGAGGCCCGCATCATGGTGGGCATGAACGGGGTGGCCACCGCGCTGGTGGCGTACCACGAGGCGGTGGCCTACGCGCGTGAGCGCCCGCAGGGCCGTCCCGCCGGCATCCGCGACGCCACGCGCCCGCAGTCGCCCATCATCGAGCACGCGGACGTGCGGCGCATGCTGCTGCGGCAGAAGGCGATTGTGGAGGGAGGGCTCGCGCTGCTGCTCGCCGCCTCGTACCAGGCGGACGTGGCGATGCACGGGGCGGACGAGGACTCGCGCAGGCGCGCGCAGCTGCTGGTGGACTTGTTGACGCCGGTGGCCAAGACGTTCCCCGCCGAGCGGGGCTTCGAGGCCAACGCGCTCGCGGTGCAGGTGCACGGCGGCTACGGCTACTCCAGCGAGTACCCGCCGGAGGCGTGGCTGAGAGACCAGAAGCTCAACAGCATCCACGAGGGCACCACCGGCATCCAGGGCCTGGATTTGCTGGGGCGCAAGGTGGTGGCCGGAGGCGGCGCCGCGTTGCAGGCCTTCACGGAGGAAGTGGGCGCGACGGTGAAGCGCGCGCACGCCGCGGGTGTGGAGGCCGCGTGGTGTGACGCCCTGGAGCGCGCGCTGGGTGAGGTGACGGAGCTGGTGGGCGAGCTGGGCGCGCGCGGCATGTCCGGCGAGGTGGAGCTGATGCTGCGCCACAGCGCGGACTTCCTGGACCTGTTCAGCGTGCTCGCGGTGGCGTGGCGCTGGCTGGCCCAGGCGGCGGCGGCGAAGGAGGGGCTGGCGCGGGGTGGAGCCGACTCGGACTTCTATGAGGGCAAGCTGGCGGCGGCGCAGTACTGGTTCGCCGTGGAGCTGCCACGCGTGCCCCTCCTGACGGCGCTGTGCCGGACGGGCGAGGACTCCTACGCTCGCATGCGTCCCGAGTGGTTCTGA